The following is a genomic window from Micromonospora cathayae.
GGTCGGCGAGGGGTCCGACGTCGACTGTGTCCTCTCCGCGGCGGCGGCGGTGTTCGGGGCCACCGGCCCGGCGGAGCTTGCCACCCGGCTCGGTGGCGCTCCCGCCCTGCTCCTCGTCGACGCGGTGGAGCGCGCCCCGGACGCCGTGGCGGGGGCCCTGGACCGGCTCACCCGACTACTGCCCGAACTGCGGGTGCTCGCGACCGGCCGCCACCCGGTCGGTCTGCCCGGTGAACGGGTCTGGCCGGTACCACCGTTGGACGTGCCCACGGACGACGGGAGCGACCCGGAACCGGACGCGCTGGCCCGCTGCCCGGCGGTACGGCTCTTCGTGGCCCGACTGGCCCAGGTACGCCGGGAGCCGCCCGCGCCGGAGGAACTGCCCGCCCTCGCCGCGCTGGTCCGCCGGCTCGGCGGCCTGCCGCTCGCCATCGAGCTGATGGCGGCCCGGGGGCGGATCCTGGACCTCAACGAGCTGTTGGACCGGTACGGGCACCGGGTCCTCGACCTGGCCCCGCCGCCGAACCACCGGGAGGCGGTCGCGGTGACCCTGCGGGACGCGGTCGCCACCAGTTACCGGCTGCTCGACCCGGCCGAACAGGCCGCCCTGCGTCGGCTTGCCGCGTTCCGGAACCGCTGGTCGGTGGGGTTGGCGGAGGACATGCTCGCCGACCATCCGGCGGGCTCGGGCGGTGACCCGGTGCAGCTGCTGGACCGCCTTCTCGAACTGGGGCTGTTGAGCGTCCAGGGCACCGGACAGCTACGGTTCCGGCTGCTCGACGCGGTACGGGACTTCGCCGCCGAACAGCTGGTGGCGGCCGGCGAGGAGACCACGGTGCGCCGCCGGCACGCGGAGATCCTGCTGCGGCTGGTGGCCCGTGCCGAGCCGGAGCTGACCGGCCCGGGTCTGGTCCGCGCCCTGTACCGGCTGGACGAGCTGACCAGCGACATTCTCGCGGCCATCACACACGCGCAGGGCGACGACCCGCACACCGCCCTGCGGCTGGCCGCCGGCCTGTCCCGGTGGCTGCGGCTGCGCGGGCGGGACGTGGCCGGCCGGCAGTGGCTGCGCCGCCTGCTGGACGACCCGCGTACCGCCGATGCCGGGCCGGCGGTACGGGCGGCGGCGAGCGTGGGGCTGGGCCGGCTCTCGCTGGTGCACGGCGGCGATCCGATGGAGATCGAGCCGGTCCGGCACGCGCTCGCCACCTTTCAACGGCTCGGTGACGTGGCGGGGGAGCTCGACGCGCGCGGCGTGCTCGGTACCCTCCTGATCTGCGCCGGCGCGCACGAGGAGGCCCGCGAGCAGGCGGCGGCCGCACTGGCGATGGCCCGGCGGCACGACCGGGTACGCGACATGGCGATCGCCCAGCGCGGCCTCACCTGGCAGGACGTGCGGTCCGGTGACCTGTCGGCGGCCCGCCGGCGGTTGGCGTCGGTCGACCGGCTGGCCGGGCAGTGCGGGGAGCCACGGATCCGGGCGTTGGCCCGGGCGGATCTGGCCGAGGTGGCCCGGCTGGAGGGCCGGTACGCGGACGCCGTCGAGCACGGTCGCGCGGCGGTGGCGGCGCTCGCCGAGCTCGGTGACCCGGGGCACCGCCGACGGGCCCTCGGTACGGTGGGGCTCGCGTTGGCCCAGGCCGGGCGCTTCGACGAGGCCGGTGCGGTGTTGGTGGAGCTGCGGGCCACGGTGCCGGGGCAGCGGGAGGTCGTGCGTGCCGAGGACGGGCGGTGCGCGTTGCTGGAGGCGACCGTCGCGCTGCACCGGGGGAACCGGGAGCTGGCGGCGGAGTGGTTCGCGGTGGCGGCGGCGACCCGGGCCGGGCGGGGCTGGCGTGACGTGGTCGAGTCACTGGTCGGGCTGGCCGCGAGTACCGGGGATCCCGCGATGCTCGACCGGCTCGACGGGGTGTGCCGGGAGAGCGGCATCCGGTTGTTGCCGCAGGAGGAGGCGCTGCTCTACGCGTTGACGGCGGGTCGGTGACATCCTCGGAGGACCGCGGTGTCACCGACGGCGCGAGCCGATCCGCCCAGCAGGCCGGGGCGACGCGTGATCCGGGCCGCGAGCAGCCCGAGGGCGGTCGGCAGGGTGGCCGGGTCGGTGCCGTGGATGCCGGCGGGCCGGGAGTCCGGTCCGTGCCGTGGATCCGGGCGGTCCGGTGAGTCCGGGCCGTGTCGTACCCGGTGCGTGGCGGTGCGCCGGGTCGGTTCGTGCCACGCGCCCGGTGCGGTCAGGGATGGCGCGAGCGAAGAAGCCCCCTGTGG
Proteins encoded in this region:
- a CDS encoding ATP-binding protein, producing MAPDHDRSRSSGAPAGLPALVRGHRLAAGLTQAELAARAGVGVRTVRDLERGRSSRPQRTTVDLLADALGLTGATRRTFLATARGRLPAAPTDVPTTGGTTGGPGAGGIAGPAADPAGPVSGMVPVARSGTDEATPLGGLSADLPPPVELVGRDHDRAELCRLLAGKRTYPVVSLVGLAGVGKSALALAVTRQLADRYPGGIAGVLVGEGSDVDCVLSAAAAVFGATGPAELATRLGGAPALLLVDAVERAPDAVAGALDRLTRLLPELRVLATGRHPVGLPGERVWPVPPLDVPTDDGSDPEPDALARCPAVRLFVARLAQVRREPPAPEELPALAALVRRLGGLPLAIELMAARGRILDLNELLDRYGHRVLDLAPPPNHREAVAVTLRDAVATSYRLLDPAEQAALRRLAAFRNRWSVGLAEDMLADHPAGSGGDPVQLLDRLLELGLLSVQGTGQLRFRLLDAVRDFAAEQLVAAGEETTVRRRHAEILLRLVARAEPELTGPGLVRALYRLDELTSDILAAITHAQGDDPHTALRLAAGLSRWLRLRGRDVAGRQWLRRLLDDPRTADAGPAVRAAASVGLGRLSLVHGGDPMEIEPVRHALATFQRLGDVAGELDARGVLGTLLICAGAHEEAREQAAAALAMARRHDRVRDMAIAQRGLTWQDVRSGDLSAARRRLASVDRLAGQCGEPRIRALARADLAEVARLEGRYADAVEHGRAAVAALAELGDPGHRRRALGTVGLALAQAGRFDEAGAVLVELRATVPGQREVVRAEDGRCALLEATVALHRGNRELAAEWFAVAAATRAGRGWRDVVESLVGLAASTGDPAMLDRLDGVCRESGIRLLPQEEALLYALTAGR